In Papio anubis isolate 15944 chromosome 20, Panubis1.0, whole genome shotgun sequence, a single window of DNA contains:
- the DNASE2 gene encoding deoxyribonuclease-2-alpha, translating into MSPPGFPGKFREIKGARFQSWPLLQPIAPQPRHRFLDLSPIAAMIPLLLAALLCVPAGALTCYGDSGQPVDWFVVYKLPALRGSGEAAQRGLQYKYLDESSGGWRDGRGLIDSPEGAVGRSLQPLYRSNSSQLAFLLYNDQPPQASKAHDSSKRGHTKGVLLLDRDGGFWLVHSVPDFPPLASSATYSWPHSAYTYGQTLLCVSFPFTQFSKIGKQLTYTYPQVYDHQLEGIFAQEFPDLENVIQGYHVSQEPWNSSVTLTSQAGAVFQSFAKFSKFGDDLYSGWLAAALGTNLQVQFWHKTVGVLPSNCSDIWQVLNVNQIAFPGPGGPSFNSTEDHSKWCVSPKGPWTCVGDMNRNQGEEQRGGGTLCAQLPALWKAFQPLVKNYQPCNGMARKPSRHYKI; encoded by the exons ATGTCCCCGCCCGGGTTCCCAGGCAAGTTTAGGGAAATAAAAGGTGCCAGGTTCCAGTCCTGGCCTCTGTTGCAACCCATCGCCCCGCAGCCCCGACACAGATTCCTGGATCTCAGCCCCATAGCAGCGATGATCCCGCTGCTGCTGGCCGCGCTGCTGTGCGTCCCCGCCGGGGCCCTGACCTGCTACGGGGACTCTGGGCAGCCTGTAGACTG GTTCGTGGTCTACAAGCTGCCAGCTCTTAGAGGGTCCGGGGAGGCGGCGCAGAGAGGACTGCAGTACAAGTATCTGGACGAGAGCTCCGGAGGCTGGCGGGACGGCAGGGGACTCATCGACAGCCCGGAGGGGGCCGTGGGCCGAAGCCTACAGCCGCTGTACCGGAGCAACAGCAGCCAG CTCGCCTTCCTGCTCTACAATGACCAACCGCCTCAAGCCAGCAAGGCTCACGACTCTTCCAAACGTGGGCACACGAAGG GTGTCCTGCTCCTCGACCGCGACGGAGGCTTCTGGCTGGTCCACAGCGTACCTGACTTCCCTCCACTGGCCTCATCTGCTACATACAGCTGGCCTCATAGCGCCTATACCTACGGGCAGACCCTGCTCTGTGTGTCTTTTCCCTTCACTCAGTTCTCGAAGATTG GCAAGCAGCTGACCTATACCTACCCCCAGGTGTATGACCACCAGCTGGAAGGGATCTTTGCCCAGGAATTCCCCGACTTGGAGAATGTGATCCAGGGCTACCACGTTAGCCAAGAACCCTGGAACAGCAGCGTCACACTCACATCCCAGGCCGGGGCTGTTTTCCAGAGCTTTGCCAAGTTTAGCAAATTTGGAGATG ACCTGTACTCTGGCTGGTTGGCGGCAGCCCTTGGTACCAACCTGCAGGTCCAGTTCTGGCACAAAACTGTAGGCGTCCTGCCCTCTAACTGCTCGGATATCTGGCAGGTTCTGAATGTGAACCAGATAGCTTTCCCTGGACCGGGTGGCCCAAGCTTCAACAGCACAGAGGACCACTCCAAATGGTGCGTGTCCCCAAAAGGGCCCTGGACGTGCGTGGGTGACATGAATCGGAACCAGGGAGAGGAGCAACGGGGTGGGGGCACGCTGTGTGCCCAGCTGCCAGCCCTCTGGAAGGCCTTCCAGCCACTGGTGAAGAACTACCAGCCCTGTAATGGCATGGCCAGGAAGCCCAGCAGACATTATAAGATCTAA